A region of Ferruginibacter albus DNA encodes the following proteins:
- a CDS encoding porin family protein has translation MKKLLFASLILMSAAFSANAQKGSILLYGNVGFTSTTPPVGDGTTSFNLTPGIGYQFNDNWTAGLNFNVETVTDQPTVFGVGPFIRYAKPLSDIFSVYGQFDATYTSYGNSVNGFGAKIWPAIGVNVHNGLALNFGFGSLGYSSVGASGAKSSTFGLSFGSGATFGISKNFGGGKKK, from the coding sequence ATGAAAAAATTGCTATTTGCGTCTCTTATTTTAATGAGCGCTGCTTTCTCTGCTAATGCACAAAAAGGAAGCATTTTATTGTATGGTAACGTAGGCTTTACAAGCACTACTCCTCCTGTAGGAGATGGTACAACATCTTTTAATTTAACTCCTGGTATCGGTTACCAGTTCAATGACAATTGGACTGCAGGTTTGAACTTTAATGTTGAAACTGTAACAGATCAACCAACGGTATTTGGTGTTGGACCTTTCATTCGTTATGCAAAACCTTTATCTGATATCTTCTCTGTATATGGTCAGTTTGATGCTACCTATACAAGTTATGGTAATTCAGTAAATGGCTTTGGTGCTAAAATTTGGCCTGCAATCGGTGTAAATGTACACAATGGCTTAGCTCTTAACTTCGGTTTTGGTAGCTTAGGTTATAGCAGTGTAGGTGCTTCTGGTGCAAAAAGCAGCACATTCGGACTTAGCTTTGGAAGCGGAGCTACTTTCGGAATTTCTAAAAACTTCGGTGGCGGTAAAAAGAAATAA
- the aat gene encoding leucyl/phenylalanyl-tRNA--protein transferase: MIILSPTSFEFPDVSSAEEDGLLAIGGDLSIERLLLAYKNGIFPWYNEDEPIQWWCPDPRFVLFPNELKISKSMRNVLKKNNFSFTINKDFKQVVTNCQSIKRKEQEGTWISKPIVDAYTKLHEQGYAHSAETWYNNELVGGLYGIRLGKIFFGESMFSKMPNTSKFAFIRYVQHLKKENVCLIDCQVYTPHLESLGARMVNRNDFMSLVYLST; the protein is encoded by the coding sequence ATGATTATCCTCTCTCCTACTTCATTTGAATTTCCCGACGTATCATCTGCAGAAGAAGATGGCTTGCTGGCTATCGGCGGAGATCTGAGTATTGAGCGCTTATTATTAGCCTATAAGAACGGTATCTTCCCCTGGTATAATGAAGATGAGCCCATTCAATGGTGGTGCCCTGATCCTCGTTTTGTTTTATTCCCAAATGAATTAAAGATCAGTAAAAGCATGCGGAATGTTCTAAAGAAAAATAATTTCTCTTTTACCATTAATAAAGATTTTAAACAGGTAGTTACCAACTGTCAAAGTATTAAAAGAAAAGAACAAGAAGGAACATGGATAAGCAAACCTATCGTTGACGCATACACTAAATTGCATGAACAAGGCTATGCCCATTCTGCAGAAACCTGGTATAACAATGAATTAGTTGGCGGCTTATATGGAATACGATTAGGAAAAATATTTTTTGGTGAAAGCATGTTTAGTAAAATGCCCAATACAAGCAAGTTTGCGTTCATCAGGTATGTACAACATTTAAAAAAAGAAAATGTTTGTTTAATTGATTGTCAGGTATATACTCCGCATTTAGAAAGCCTTGGAGCAAGAATGGTCAACAGAAATGACTTTATGTCATTAGTATATCTTTCTACTTAA
- a CDS encoding ATP-dependent Clp protease adaptor ClpS: MPTAPHIKLLEDAITDTLTQDPCALIVWNDEVNTFEWVIETLMDICGHDEYQAEQCAMIIHTKGQYAVKQDSYDILKPMCDAITERGIGATVEMLV, from the coding sequence ATGCCCACAGCTCCTCACATAAAATTGCTGGAAGATGCTATCACAGATACGCTTACGCAGGACCCTTGCGCATTGATTGTATGGAATGATGAAGTGAACACGTTTGAATGGGTAATTGAAACATTAATGGATATTTGTGGTCATGACGAATACCAGGCAGAACAATGTGCGATGATCATTCATACAAAAGGTCAATATGCTGTTAAACAAGATAGCTATGATATATTAAAACCAATGTGCGATGCCATTACCGAAAGAGGTATTGGCGCTACAGTTGAAATGCTTGTTTAA
- a CDS encoding glycosyltransferase → MWESDYAKTIAELMKVFAEQNNVLYVDNAYTIKEIVEGITGKKNIPFKRAFGLTNRVRKLKVSDKADVYVLTPPVILTINFLPKGFIYNQLLKFNGWLIRRSTKRWLRKLNMTNELVNVNAFSPGLGIVNKRMLNEKTLIYHCYDEIGAATWLKKHGEWLEKAFMQIADATIVTSQGLYEKKKEFCRSCFLVKNAANIELFNKAYNPAISSKKTVGYIGSIDERLDYELLAYAAKQLPDVDFVFVGRIVDKQGEQLLSQYNNVKLVGAKKLEELPDYVKNFSLGIIPFAINEFNKGIYPLKINEYLAAGLPVVSTNFSYLDEFKNVISIADDKEMFQNFIVAELTNDSIEKKAIRMEVAKPNTWYHRVDQFSDIITSLEKNK, encoded by the coding sequence ATGTGGGAAAGTGATTACGCAAAAACCATTGCGGAATTGATGAAAGTGTTTGCGGAGCAAAATAACGTATTGTATGTTGACAATGCCTATACCATAAAAGAGATCGTAGAAGGTATTACGGGCAAAAAGAACATTCCATTTAAAAGAGCATTTGGACTAACAAACAGGGTTCGTAAATTAAAAGTAAGTGATAAGGCAGACGTTTACGTACTAACACCTCCCGTTATTCTCACTATCAATTTTTTACCAAAGGGTTTTATTTATAACCAGCTTTTAAAATTTAATGGATGGTTGATAAGAAGAAGTACCAAACGTTGGTTGCGCAAATTAAATATGACCAACGAACTTGTCAATGTAAATGCATTCAGCCCGGGCTTGGGAATAGTGAATAAAAGAATGCTGAATGAAAAAACATTGATCTATCATTGTTACGATGAAATAGGCGCTGCTACCTGGCTAAAAAAACATGGCGAATGGCTGGAGAAAGCGTTCATGCAAATTGCGGATGCCACTATTGTTACATCACAAGGGTTATACGAAAAGAAAAAAGAATTTTGCCGCTCTTGCTTTTTAGTAAAGAACGCTGCTAATATCGAATTATTCAACAAAGCTTACAATCCCGCTATCAGCAGTAAAAAAACAGTAGGCTATATTGGTAGCATTGATGAAAGATTGGATTATGAATTGTTAGCGTATGCAGCAAAACAATTACCCGATGTTGATTTTGTTTTTGTAGGAAGAATAGTAGACAAGCAGGGTGAACAATTGTTAAGCCAATACAATAACGTAAAGCTTGTCGGTGCAAAAAAATTAGAAGAATTGCCCGATTATGTAAAGAATTTTTCTTTAGGGATCATTCCATTTGCTATTAATGAGTTCAATAAAGGTATTTATCCTTTAAAAATCAACGAATATCTTGCAGCAGGTTTACCGGTTGTAAGCACCAACTTTAGTTACCTCGATGAATTTAAAAATGTGATCAGTATTGCCGATGATAAAGAAATGTTTCAAAACTTTATTGTTGCTGAATTAACCAATGACTCCATCGAAAAAAAAGCAATACGCATGGAAGTAGCGAAGCCAAACACCTGGTATCATCGTGTCGATCAATTCTCAGACATTATAACTTCTCTGGAAAAAAACAAATGA
- a CDS encoding glycosyltransferase has product MLLKLVYIVWILFQLFLAAQLVFPFLSYLLYLIKGKKTPQAIDDKLPDYAIILTAYKDTGNIPFVLQSLLKLDYDKYLIYVVADDCKEVTPFPPDPRVILLQPEQVLASQARSHFYAMDNFKRKHDIITIIDSDNLVEPNYLHEMNVYFNAGYKAVQGVRAAKNLDTIYACIDATNELYYLFYDRKVLFNIGSSSMLSGSGMAFDVDLYRQCLEHDPAVAGADEKLRKQIEARRKDILECGWGFDKILQKEILLQDLRIAFAENVLVYDEKIAKSEQLVKQRARWNKSWFRFYKFGFAVLGRGLMRFNFNQIVYGFMLIRPPMFISLILAALIAIANIFISISATFIWCGILAVFVAGFFIALLNSKTDKRIYQALIHIPKFVFLQVLSLLKLRNARKHVATQHSYHKEIEQVKG; this is encoded by the coding sequence ATGCTTTTGAAATTAGTATATATTGTTTGGATATTATTTCAATTATTCCTGGCAGCACAATTAGTGTTTCCATTCCTGTCTTATTTACTATACTTAATTAAAGGAAAAAAAACTCCGCAGGCGATCGATGACAAATTACCGGATTATGCGATCATATTAACAGCCTACAAAGACACTGGTAATATTCCTTTTGTTTTACAATCTTTATTAAAACTAGATTACGATAAGTATTTGATCTATGTAGTAGCAGATGATTGTAAAGAAGTAACTCCATTTCCTCCCGACCCCAGAGTAATTTTATTACAGCCTGAACAGGTGTTGGCAAGCCAGGCACGTTCGCATTTTTATGCAATGGATAACTTTAAAAGAAAGCACGATATCATTACCATCATTGACAGTGATAATTTAGTTGAACCGAATTACCTGCATGAGATGAACGTATATTTTAATGCGGGATACAAAGCGGTGCAAGGCGTACGTGCAGCTAAAAACCTGGATACCATCTATGCCTGCATTGATGCTACCAACGAATTATATTATTTGTTTTACGATAGAAAAGTTTTATTCAACATCGGTTCTTCTTCTATGCTTTCCGGCTCAGGAATGGCATTTGATGTTGACTTGTACAGACAATGTTTGGAGCATGATCCTGCAGTTGCCGGAGCTGATGAAAAACTACGCAAACAGATAGAAGCAAGAAGAAAAGATATTTTAGAATGCGGCTGGGGTTTTGATAAGATATTGCAGAAAGAGATTTTATTACAAGACCTTCGCATTGCTTTTGCAGAAAACGTGTTGGTATATGATGAAAAGATTGCTAAATCGGAACAATTGGTTAAGCAACGTGCAAGATGGAATAAATCGTGGTTTCGCTTTTACAAATTCGGCTTTGCTGTTTTAGGCAGAGGATTGATGCGATTTAACTTCAATCAGATAGTATATGGGTTTATGCTGATACGCCCACCAATGTTCATCTCATTAATATTGGCTGCATTGATCGCTATTGCAAATATTTTTATTAGTATAAGTGCAACGTTTATCTGGTGCGGTATATTAGCCGTTTTTGTTGCAGGATTTTTTATCGCACTGCTAAACTCAAAAACAGATAAGCGCATTTACCAGGCTTTGATACACATCCCGAAATTTGTTTTCTTACAGGTGTTGTCTTTATTAAAACTAAGAAATGCAAGAAAACATGTGGCTACACAACATTCTTATCACAAAGAAATAGAACAGGTAAAAGGTTAG
- a CDS encoding glycosyltransferase family 4 protein produces the protein MTIGIEAQRLFRRKKHGMEIVALEIIRQLQKIDTTNKYIVLAKNDEDDQCIEATNNFSIHKIPDSSYPIWEQQKLPAIVNKIKPDLLHCTANTAPLFCKVPMVITIHDVIYMESVNFSGSSYQNFGNLYRRFIVPRVAKKAKLVITVSEYEKKVIADRLKLAEEKIRVVYNAVNPQFNVITDNDTLSRFKIQYKLPEKFILHFANTAPKKNTIGVLKAYSKYVASNKDSLPLVLTDCKREYITNWLNEIGDPTLINKIQVLDYVVFNDVPFLYNLATVFLYPSHRESFGMPVIEAMACGTPVITSNTSALPEIAGGAALLVDPANADEIFSGIERLLSDPLLYGNQKEKGFLNAARFTWKEAAEKTLSIYKELSVT, from the coding sequence ATGACAATTGGCATAGAAGCTCAACGTTTATTTCGTCGTAAAAAACACGGCATGGAAATAGTTGCGTTGGAAATTATTCGCCAATTGCAAAAGATAGACACTACTAATAAATATATTGTTCTTGCAAAGAATGATGAAGATGATCAATGTATTGAAGCAACCAATAATTTTTCCATTCATAAAATACCCGATTCATCTTACCCAATTTGGGAACAACAAAAATTACCTGCAATAGTAAATAAGATCAAGCCTGATCTATTACACTGCACAGCCAACACAGCTCCATTATTTTGTAAAGTGCCAATGGTGATAACCATACACGATGTTATTTACATGGAATCGGTAAATTTTTCCGGTTCATCGTATCAAAACTTTGGCAATCTGTACAGAAGATTCATTGTACCTCGTGTGGCAAAAAAAGCGAAGCTCGTAATCACAGTATCGGAATACGAGAAAAAAGTTATTGCTGACAGATTGAAATTAGCAGAAGAAAAAATCAGAGTAGTTTATAATGCTGTTAATCCTCAATTTAATGTAATAACAGATAACGATACGCTGTCCCGTTTTAAGATCCAATACAAACTTCCTGAAAAATTCATTCTTCATTTTGCCAATACAGCACCTAAAAAAAATACCATCGGTGTATTAAAAGCGTATAGCAAATATGTAGCTTCAAACAAAGATAGCTTGCCATTAGTATTAACGGATTGCAAAAGAGAATACATCACCAACTGGCTGAATGAGATCGGCGATCCAACCCTTATCAATAAAATACAAGTATTGGATTACGTGGTTTTTAATGATGTACCGTTTTTGTACAACCTGGCTACTGTATTTTTATATCCATCGCACAGGGAAAGCTTTGGTATGCCGGTAATTGAAGCAATGGCATGCGGCACGCCGGTGATCACATCTAATACCTCTGCCCTGCCTGAAATTGCCGGCGGAGCAGCTTTATTGGTAGATCCGGCTAATGCGGATGAAATTTTTTCGGGAATTGAGCGTTTATTAAGCGATCCATTGCTGTACGGCAACCAAAAGGAAAAAGGCTTTTTAAACGCAGCCCGGTTTACCTGGAAAGAAGCAGCCGAAAAAACATTGAGTATTTATAAAGAACTTAGTGTTACTTAA
- a CDS encoding glycosyltransferase family 2 protein yields MTAVQTTEPLISIITLNWNQTAVTCDFLESTRNLLYKNYEILVCDMASDIDPTEQISAGNYPNTKLLLAGKNLGFAGGNNWGMKQAKGDYIFIVNNDTEVTPDLLNVLLEPFLIDKSIGVTCPKIRYFSHPNVIQYAGFNPMNLYTGRTTAIGDKEEDKGQYDTSRYTYGAHGCAMMVSKDVIDKVGMFPDNFFVYYEEWDWSSRILKAGYTIYYQAKGLIYHKESLSVGKNSPLKVYYLSRNRILYMRRNTNFLQFMAFLFCFTFLAMPKAIISYIVRRQFVFLKAYLKGVSWNLTRSKYSTA; encoded by the coding sequence ATGACTGCTGTGCAAACAACAGAGCCGTTAATATCTATTATTACGCTCAACTGGAACCAGACTGCTGTTACCTGCGATTTTTTGGAAAGTACCCGTAATCTGCTTTACAAAAATTACGAAATATTGGTTTGCGATATGGCATCCGATATTGATCCAACTGAACAAATTTCAGCAGGCAATTATCCTAATACTAAATTATTATTGGCCGGTAAAAACTTAGGTTTCGCCGGAGGTAATAATTGGGGAATGAAACAAGCGAAAGGCGATTATATATTTATAGTGAACAATGATACAGAAGTTACTCCTGATCTGTTAAATGTTTTATTAGAGCCCTTTTTAATTGATAAAAGCATTGGAGTTACTTGTCCTAAGATCCGTTACTTCAGTCATCCTAACGTAATTCAATATGCAGGTTTTAATCCCATGAACTTATACACGGGAAGAACAACTGCAATTGGAGATAAAGAAGAAGACAAAGGACAATATGATACAAGCCGCTACACGTACGGCGCTCATGGTTGTGCCATGATGGTAAGTAAAGATGTGATAGATAAAGTAGGAATGTTCCCTGATAATTTTTTTGTTTACTATGAAGAATGGGATTGGAGCAGCAGGATATTAAAAGCAGGTTATACTATTTATTACCAGGCAAAAGGATTGATCTATCATAAAGAGTCTCTTTCAGTAGGAAAGAACAGTCCTTTAAAAGTGTATTATTTAAGCAGAAACAGAATTTTATATATGCGCCGCAACACTAACTTTTTACAGTTCATGGCGTTTCTGTTTTGCTTTACTTTTTTGGCAATGCCAAAAGCAATTATAAGTTATATCGTTCGCAGGCAATTTGTTTTTTTAAAAGCATATTTAAAAGGAGTTTCCTGGAACCTTACAAGATCCAAATATTCTACAGCATAA
- a CDS encoding sugar transferase, translated as MLVNNEAGATTIETTDVKKSFLYIGNALSKTKKCLSLYNESYISKNLFTAREFLSEGKISSRELPDLIILDIPYNSKDIAEFTSWIKASFETRIPVIYNESYIPVQHLNEIKSLRQIDDVVKIESYCTRLHEKAKFLKKANAYLTKPVVHEKFHKELDTFKLSNAKTHIGKRIFDIAVSLIAILFFLPLFIIIAIAIRIESRGPIFYSASRAGRGFKIFKFYKFRTMIPDADKKLSELAGQNQYETTENAPSFFKLKNDPRITKIGTFLRNTSLDELPQLFNVLKGDMSIVGNRPLPLYEGITLTTNEWSERFMAPAGITGLWQVSKRGKEEMSVEERMALDIDYARNHSLRVDLMIMLKTPTALFQKSNV; from the coding sequence ATGTTAGTGAATAATGAAGCAGGAGCTACTACTATTGAAACTACGGATGTAAAAAAATCTTTTTTGTACATAGGTAATGCATTAAGCAAAACTAAAAAATGCTTATCGCTGTACAACGAATCATATATTTCTAAAAATCTTTTTACTGCCCGGGAATTTTTATCGGAAGGCAAAATAAGCAGCAGGGAATTGCCTGATCTTATCATCCTGGATATACCTTACAACAGTAAGGATATAGCTGAATTTACTTCCTGGATAAAAGCATCATTCGAAACAAGGATCCCGGTGATCTATAATGAATCATACATTCCGGTTCAACATTTAAATGAAATAAAATCGTTGCGCCAGATAGATGATGTGGTTAAAATAGAAAGCTATTGCACACGCTTGCACGAAAAGGCAAAGTTTTTGAAAAAAGCCAATGCTTATTTAACAAAACCTGTCGTGCACGAAAAATTTCATAAAGAATTAGATACGTTTAAATTAAGCAACGCAAAAACACATATCGGAAAAAGGATCTTTGATATTGCTGTTTCCTTGATTGCTATATTATTTTTCTTACCATTATTTATCATTATCGCTATTGCGATCAGAATTGAATCGAGAGGACCTATATTTTATAGTGCCAGCAGAGCAGGTCGCGGATTTAAGATCTTTAAATTTTATAAATTCCGTACCATGATCCCGGATGCGGATAAAAAATTAAGTGAATTAGCCGGGCAAAATCAATATGAAACAACAGAAAATGCACCATCGTTTTTTAAGTTAAAAAATGATCCACGTATAACAAAGATTGGAACATTTTTACGCAATACAAGCTTAGATGAACTTCCGCAGTTGTTCAATGTATTAAAAGGAGATATGAGCATTGTTGGCAATCGTCCTTTACCATTGTACGAGGGCATTACCCTTACCACCAATGAATGGTCAGAACGTTTTATGGCACCCGCAGGTATTACCGGCTTATGGCAGGTATCTAAAAGAGGTAAAGAAGAAATGAGCGTGGAAGAAAGAATGGCGCTGGATATTGATTATGCAAGAAACCACAGCTTACGGGTTGACCTCATGATAATGTTGAAGACTCCTACTGCGCTTTTCCAAAAATCAAATGTTTAA
- a CDS encoding response regulator codes for MKRSILAIDGSKPLRYLITTLFAEKFLVHAVEDNFKAIQMINTGFDPDLIVIDIPGIGSENLEMLEHISTSSIFKNVHVIVLSAENDEELKNVCMELGANDFLTKPFDPVYLYNKTEQLLSKGRPDVIHQKRKLFNNLNMF; via the coding sequence ATGAAAAGGTCAATTTTAGCAATCGATGGAAGTAAACCATTAAGATATTTGATCACCACGCTATTCGCCGAAAAGTTTTTGGTACATGCGGTAGAAGACAACTTTAAGGCAATACAAATGATCAACACAGGATTTGATCCTGACTTAATAGTAATAGATATTCCTGGTATCGGTTCCGAGAACCTGGAAATGCTGGAACACATTAGTACAAGTTCAATTTTTAAAAATGTACATGTAATAGTGCTTTCGGCAGAAAATGATGAAGAGCTTAAGAACGTTTGCATGGAATTAGGTGCAAATGATTTTTTAACCAAGCCATTTGATCCGGTTTATTTATATAATAAAACAGAACAGTTATTATCTAAAGGACGACCCGATGTAATACATCAAAAAAGAAAATTGTTTAACAATTTGAATATGTTCTAA
- a CDS encoding glycosyltransferase family 2 protein, which yields MLLLKLFFWISLFIVFYSYIGYGIVLWIYLKIISLFKKKKAIPAEKAFEPEVTLIVATYNEEAFIRKKIENTFALNYPVDKLKLLFVADGSNDKTPDIIKEYPSITLLYKPEREGKIAAVNRAIPYVTTPYIIFSDANTLLNTDCVREIIKHYQNENIGAVAGEKKVVDASEKQNAAGAGEGLYWKYESFLKKLDAEFYTVVGAAGELFSVRTALYEHVPGNVLLDDFIISLRICQKGYKVMYEPRAFATEAPSMTMKDEQKRKIRISAGGFQSVMMLKDLLNIFKYGKLSFQYISHRVLRWCVCPFLLPLIFIFNILLYIHHAGIVYTALLAAQCLFYVAATTGWLMALRNTKIKALYVPYYFVFMNVALYLGLGRFLNKKQTVLWEKANRKV from the coding sequence ATGTTACTGCTGAAACTATTTTTCTGGATATCGCTTTTTATTGTTTTTTATAGCTACATCGGCTATGGCATTGTGCTTTGGATATATCTTAAAATCATATCCTTATTTAAGAAAAAGAAAGCTATTCCTGCTGAAAAAGCTTTTGAACCTGAAGTTACCTTAATAGTAGCCACTTATAACGAAGAAGCTTTCATCCGCAAAAAAATTGAGAACACCTTTGCATTGAATTATCCTGTGGATAAATTAAAATTATTATTTGTTGCAGATGGATCAAACGATAAAACGCCGGACATTATAAAAGAATATCCTTCCATTACATTATTATATAAACCGGAACGGGAAGGAAAAATTGCTGCTGTAAACCGTGCCATACCATATGTAACCACACCCTACATCATATTTTCCGATGCCAATACTTTACTAAATACGGATTGTGTAAGAGAAATCATCAAGCATTACCAAAATGAAAACATTGGAGCCGTTGCAGGAGAAAAGAAGGTGGTGGATGCTTCTGAAAAACAAAATGCAGCAGGCGCCGGTGAAGGTTTATACTGGAAATATGAATCTTTTTTAAAAAAGCTGGATGCCGAGTTTTACACTGTTGTGGGCGCTGCCGGAGAATTATTTTCTGTACGGACAGCTCTTTATGAGCACGTGCCCGGCAATGTGCTGCTGGATGATTTCATCATTTCATTAAGAATATGTCAGAAAGGATACAAGGTTATGTATGAACCCCGGGCATTTGCTACAGAAGCCCCTTCCATGACCATGAAAGATGAACAAAAAAGAAAGATCCGAATAAGCGCGGGCGGGTTTCAGTCGGTGATGATGCTTAAAGACCTGCTTAATATTTTTAAATATGGTAAGCTCTCCTTTCAATATATTTCGCATCGGGTATTGCGCTGGTGTGTGTGCCCGTTCTTATTGCCGCTGATATTTATTTTTAATATTCTTCTATATATTCATCATGCCGGTATTGTATATACAGCCCTGTTAGCAGCACAATGCCTGTTTTATGTGGCTGCCACAACAGGCTGGTTAATGGCTTTGCGCAACACTAAAATTAAAGCGCTGTATGTTCCGTATTATTTTGTTTTTATGAATGTTGCCTTATACCTGGGTTTAGGCAGATTCTTAAATAAAAAGCAAACGGTGTTGTGGGAAAAAGCTAACCGGAAGGTATAA